Genomic window (Magnolia sinica isolate HGM2019 chromosome 10, MsV1, whole genome shotgun sequence):
aatatttgagataattattaagctaaaccaatcatcaagtgggctataaacgtgggcccacgaattcataatatctataatatggagtaataactcaatttaagcattgagaataaacttaaaaatattaatagaaaatctaataattaaataacattaccaatgtcttctttaactatagaaattacatttaaaattttttactaGGGAATCATCCTCTCCAACCATTCATTCCTTTGAATAGGACTTACATGATCTAGGAATGTAGAAGCAAAATGCAGTCTTTCTGCAAGGAATGTGTAGGCCCTATACATCATGTCAGAATCAATGGTTGTCATATTCTCCAACTCATCCCATAGTCTTCCTGCTGTTTTAGTTTTGAATGAAACATATTCATCCATTGTTTCCTGCATGCGTTCAAACTTTTCAATAACATTTGATGCAATAGaggcattcttcttcttctttaatggccTTGGAGCAGAGTTTCTCACATCCCTTTGACCGCTTCCTTCGCCATATTGATATTGACCTTGTGTTCCGTCGGAATATACATCATCGGGTGGTGCAAATGGTGTATATGATCCAGAGGGGTATGAGGACAATGGGATGTCATCCATGTAATGAGATGAATGGAGGACTTCTTCCTCAAGATCGGATGTAGTTCGTGCTGCGTTCCCGGTAGTAGAATCGTCCCCACATATAATATCAAACTGAGCTAGCAGTGGGAATGACTTGTTTCTGATATGAATAGCTTCAGGTTTTGCCTATAAAACAAATGAAATTTAGTTAGTTTTCACTGTATATGAATGACTTCAAGTTTTGAATGAACTTCACCTTGATGAATTCATCCCAAACGTCTGGTTCAGCGGTAACACAATTTCTTTCTTCATCCCAACCGAAACCACTTTTGCTATGTGCAAGCTTTGCCAAGTTATATTTCTTTTTAAGTGTTCGTAACCGATTCCTGCACTTTTCTCCATCCACTTGCACAGAAAATGTCTCCATCACAATTTTTGCTACTTTATTCATACTAGCTTCTCGAAAAGCGTTGTCATATTTTTTTCTCAGCGATACTTCCTCAACTAAGGCGTTTGCTATACATTCATCCATGTATGATGTCCAATTAATTTGTGCCTTTCGGCCACTTCTGCTTGCCTTTGCATTTCGTGACATACCTTAAAACATTATACATTTAAACATTACAAACATGTAAAGCCACATAAGATAtagaaatataatataaattgcaAATAGATGTAGAAATATTATAAATTGCAATAATCTTTCTATCAGCATCCAcattctaaatatatatataactaattGATGTTTTGTTCTGACTTATATGATTCCCACATAGCCGACGTAAGTCCAAGTCGAAATTCCCtccatctttgtttttccctcctAGCAGCCGCAGATTCATTTCGGAAGTCGCATTCATTCTCCTCTTCACTACTCTCATTACCTTCATCTTCATGCATCTCACTTTCATCTTCACCATTATCGATATCATTGTTATTTTCAAAATCAAGCTTTTGATCACGTTTTTCATTGATAATATGATTATGTAGGATACAACATGCAACGACTATATTGACTTGTGTATTTAAAGGATAgcctgaagcaatcttcaatatGGGAAATCGTGCCTTCAATATGGGAAGGCCTACAAGGACTATGAGTTGGTGAGTAGGGATATGAAAGCTTgtctactttttttttcttttgaaagatgAGATTATATTAACAGAAGAAACAAACAAAACATGACaacaaaacaagaaacaaaacagcaaagagaaaagaaaagcaaaacaaCACTATTACAAAACAGTTCCCTGAACTCTGAACCCCACCCAAAAATGGCTCATAGAGCCCACTCATTAATACAATGAGTCACTTTACATAGGATTCCACCCAGGCAAGAAGACTTATACTCAAAACAATGGCTATTCCTTTCAAGCCAGAGGGACCAACACCCAGCCAGGAAGATATTTATGTACGTATCTGTTTGCAAATCACCCTTACTCAAATTCCACCACCAGAACCCTCCACACACATCAAGGGTTCAAGTcctccagtttttttttttctctcagttTTTTCTAACAGACTCGGCATTTTAGATTGGTTCTACTTCAGTCACAGACTCACAGATGATATGATCTGATAAAGTAATTTATCAGATTGgttctaactttctatttttcatgatTTCCTTGTTAGGTGAATGTAGTGTTATTGTTTTATAGGATatgtttttcaataaaaaaaatttctatacACAAGCTGTTTTATATTATGAATTCTGAAGTTGGACTTGAAGGGACTGCATTTTGAGGCTACTTCTTCGATGTGAATGCTAGGCAACAATAACACCATTAGTATTTGTTATTTCCTCTTGACTACAGAGAATGGTCATggttcaattcacttgtgcatccaaaagcAACCTTCTATTTTTTTGTGAAATGTTGCTCTTGATGCTCAAGCTCACTTACCCTTTcctgatatttatcttttcactttttttttccaGCTCTATAATGCAAGAAAATCTGGATTCACATGTTAAAAGATGCCCACTGCTGAAACAAGTACAAGCCTTGCAAATGCAACCTTTCTACCAGAAGGGCGTCAATGGTGGCAAAGATGAGGATTGTTCTACATCATATGCTGGTACAGAGACAAGTAATTCCAAAGAAGTTAAAGATCCCATATCTTCAAAGTCCTCCCAAGTAAAGATTTCAAGCAGCAAACCATGTTCAGAATCTTTGGACATCAGTTCAGACATGAAGAGGGGCGCAATATATAAAATGAGTATACCAGAATTTTAAAGGGTATGACCTTGCTGGATGGTCAGTTCAGACATGAAGAGTTTGCATTTCAAGCAAGGTTCCCAAATCAACGAGCAATATGTCAATTAATGTATAATTTGGATGCATCCCAAGTAAAAAAATTAATCCAACATCAATGCTGATCTGGATAGACATTGAAACAGGTTTTTTTAAGGGCACTTCAGAAGGCcatcagaaaaaaataaaaaatgaaagtcaAATTGGTGACCCAAAATCAACATCCTGGATGAAGATTTAGAGGAGTCCATCCCACCTGCCACTTGGAACacctaaacaggccctaaatttGTACGCAAATGCATTTACTGCTTACAAATACAAATACTGCAGTTgtcaaaccaaaacaaaaaacaaaaagaaaaaaaggaaaagaaaaagatgagaaaagaaaaaaagaaaaagaaaagaaaaggctccAAAATTAAGAAATAGCCTGTTAGT
Coding sequences:
- the LOC131257438 gene encoding uncharacterized protein At2g29880-like, whose amino-acid sequence is MSRNAKASRSGRKAQINWTSYMDECIANALVEEVSLRKKYDNAFREASMNKVAKIVMETFSVQVDGEKCRNRLRTLKKKYNLAKLAHSKSGFGWDEERNCVTAEPDVWDEFIKAKPEAIHIRNKSFPLLAQFDIICGDDSTTGNAARTTSDLEEEVLHSSHYMDDIPLSSYPSGSYTPFAPPDDVYSDGTQGQYQYGEGSGQRDVRNSAPRPLKKKKNASIASNVIEKFERMQETMDEYVSFKTKTAGRLWDELENMTTIDSDMMYRAYTFLAERLHFASTFLDHVSPIQRNEWLERMIP